From the Acidobacteriota bacterium genome, the window CAGCGATTTTGTCGCAACTCAAGTCCATGTGCTAGCATACGCCACGATTTTGCTAACAAAACTGTTTCCAATTCAAAATCAGGAGAACCGAGGAAGTTATGGCTATTTCATTGCGTCAGGCTGTCATGGTCGGGTCGTACATTTTCAAACAGAAGTTTAAGGGGAATAAGCAATATCCTTTGGTATTGATGCTGGAACCACTGTTTCGCTGCAATCTGGCTTGCGTGGGATGCGGCAAGATTCAGTATCCGGGCGAGATTCTGAAAAAGAACATGACGCCCGAACAGGCGTTCCAAGCGATTGACGAATGCGGCGCGCCGGTCGTCACCATTGCGGGCGGCGAACCGTTGCTGCACCCCGAAATTGATGTCATTGCAAAAGGAATGATCGCGCGCAAAAAGTTCGTGTACCTTTGCACCAATGCGATTTTGATGGAAAAGAACCTGCACCGGTTCGAACCGTCGCCGTACCTGACCTTCAACGTTCACCTGGACGGAATGCGCGAACGGCACGACCATTCGGTTGACCGCGACGGCATTTTCGACATTGCCGTCGAAGCCATCAAAAAGGCCAAGGCAGCCGGTTTCCGCGTCAACACCAACACCACAGTCTTTGAAGGCGAAACACCGGACGGGTTACATGAAATGTTCGACATGCTGGCCGATCTGGG encodes:
- the hpnH gene encoding adenosyl-hopene transferase HpnH — its product is MAISLRQAVMVGSYIFKQKFKGNKQYPLVLMLEPLFRCNLACVGCGKIQYPGEILKKNMTPEQAFQAIDECGAPVVTIAGGEPLLHPEIDVIAKGMIARKKFVYLCTNAILMEKNLHRFEPSPYLTFNVHLDGMRERHDHSVDRDGIFDIAVEAIKKAKAAGFRVNTNTTVFEGETPDGLHEMFDMLADLGVDGMTIAPGYAYEKAPDQDHFLSRQKTNELFRQVLAPMATKRGKRWVFNQSPLYLKFLMGEIDYECTPWGSPNYNIFGWQKPCYMFSDGYAQSFKEYLETTNWDNYGRRSGNSKCQNCMMHCGHEPTAAIDATSSLKNMLISIRGLG